Within the Fundidesulfovibrio putealis DSM 16056 genome, the region ACCTTCAGCCCCTCGTGCTCCAGCGAGCAGGCGTGGGTTCCGGTGAGCTGTTCGCAGGCGTCCGAGGCCATGAAGGTGTCGGCAACGAAGCGCTCCAGACGGCCGATGGCCACGGGCTCGCCCTTCTTGCCCAGGATGCAGGAGCCCTCGCACTGGGTCTCCTGGGGGCAGACCCGGCCGCACACCGCGGGCAGCGAGTTGGTCTCGCGCAGCACCCTGTAGGATTCGTGCAGGTCACCCTCCACGATCTTCTTTATGAATCCCGGGATGTTGATCTCCACCGGGCAGCCCTTGACGCACAGGGGCTTCTTGCACTGGATGCAGCGCTTGGCCTCGGTGAGGGCCATCTCCGGGGTGTAGCCCAGGGTGACCTCGTTGAAGTTTGTGACCCGCACGCTGGCCGGCTGCTCCGGCATCGCGGTGCGGGGGACGGCCTTGCCCTTCTTTTTCTCAGTGGGAGCATTTGCAGACATGGCTCTTCTTGAACTCCTCGTAGGAAATCTGTTCCATGGCCTTGAAGGCCGAGAGGCGGCTGGACAACTCCTTGAAGTCCACCAGCTGGCCGTCGAACTCGGGGCCGTCCACGCAGGCGAACTGGGTCTTGCCGCCCACGCTCACCCTGCAGGCGCCGCACATGCCGATGCCGTCTACCATGATGGAGTTCAGGCTCACCACGGTTTTCACGCCGAACGGCTTGGTGGTGCGGGCCACGGCGGCCATCATGGGCACGGGGCCCACGGCCACGACCTCGCCGATGGTGGGGTCGGCCTTCAGCCGCTGCTCCAGGATTTCGGTCACCAGGCCCTTGTGGCCGTAGGAGCCGTCGTCCGTGGAGACCAGCACCTCGGGACAGAAGCGTTTGAGTTCCTCTTCGAAGAGCAGAAGGTCTTTGGTGCGAGCGCCGATGATGGCGATCACGTGGTTTCCGGCCATGTGGTGGCCTTTTGCGATGTGGTGCATGGCAGCGATGCCGGTGCCGCCGCCCACGCAGATGACCGGGCCGCCGAGCTTGTGGATGTCGGTGTCCTTGCCCAGGGGGCCGCACAGGTCCAGGATGTCGTCGCCTTCCTTGAGGGTTTCCAGTTGGGCGGTGGTCTTGCCCAGCACCAGGTAGACGATGGTGATGGTTCCTGCCTGCTTGTCGGTGTCGGCTATGGTCAGGGGGATGCGCTCGCCGCCCTCGCTGACCCGCAAGATGACGAAATTTCCGGGTTTGGCCTTGGCCGCGATATGCGGGGCGTCCAGGACCAGTTCGCTGGTCTGCCCCGGTATCAGGCTTCGTTTTTTGAGTATCCTGCTAGGCATCACGAACTCCTTGGGTGGTCTCTTCCTCGCGGTTCAGCCGCACAGGGGCTCAGGGACCGGCATATCCTCCCAAAAAGGTATGAGATGCCGAGAGACCCTGCGCCGTGGAGCGTTCCCCCTCCCGGCGCCGGACCGGCAGAGCAAACCGGTCCGGCCAAAAGCGATGCCGGAGAGGGAGCCGTGCGGCTCTTTCTGTGGCGGCGAGGGGGGGCGTCCTCCCAAACGCTTCCCCCGCGCGCGCCGTGGAAGTCTCGAACCGGATAGACGTGATCCGTAGGCAATACGTGCCTGCCAGCCAGCCTCGGAGTCCAAGGGGTTCAAGCCTTCCCGCAAAAGGGCGAACGCTCGCCTGCTTGCGGGAAGACCGGTCCGCCGGGTTGGCGGAGGCGGACCGGTCCCCTGTTGTCAGCTAGCCTGCGAGGGCTGCTTCCAGGTTGGGCTTGGTGTAGAGCT harbors:
- a CDS encoding sulfide/dihydroorotate dehydrogenase-like FAD/NAD-binding protein — protein: MPSRILKKRSLIPGQTSELVLDAPHIAAKAKPGNFVILRVSEGGERIPLTIADTDKQAGTITIVYLVLGKTTAQLETLKEGDDILDLCGPLGKDTDIHKLGGPVICVGGGTGIAAMHHIAKGHHMAGNHVIAIIGARTKDLLLFEEELKRFCPEVLVSTDDGSYGHKGLVTEILEQRLKADPTIGEVVAVGPVPMMAAVARTTKPFGVKTVVSLNSIMVDGIGMCGACRVSVGGKTQFACVDGPEFDGQLVDFKELSSRLSAFKAMEQISYEEFKKSHVCKCSH